A DNA window from Anaerocolumna sp. AGMB13020 contains the following coding sequences:
- a CDS encoding methyl-accepting chemotaxis protein → MKLFNNLKIAVKLITSFVLVALVAGMVGAVGIFYINQINTLDTQMYERHTATMDEIASILRDFGSERVGVRELLINTGTAEREAVVADFDELDKAIKENMLSFKNQSVDKKVLEAYDSLEEVFSRFYTYRDNVIAAVNAGEFEKAKTSISTEGKSITKEVEDACDNLLELKMNLAKETSESNDRAASGAIYTMLAIIAAGMVVAVTLGIFVSRLISKPVNKMVEAANKLALGDVNVNIEIHSKDEIGSLADSFDKMIANIRNQAITAERMAAGDLTIEVEVRSENDLLGKKLAEMVDRNNEVLNKIAVASDEVSAGSKQVSDSSIALSQGAMEQASTIEELTASLEEIAAQTKLNAKNASQANDLAGVAKTNALQGNEQMKEMQKAMEEINISSSNISKIIKVIDEIAFQTNILALNAAVEAARAGQHGKGFAVVAEEVRNLAARSANAAKETTDMIEGSIKKVEAGTKIADETASALNKIVEDVTKAATLVSEIAMASDEQAAGIEQVNQGIMQVSEVVQINSSTSEETAASSEELSAQAELLKESVSKFKLKSLYGSY, encoded by the coding sequence ATGAAATTATTTAACAACTTAAAGATTGCTGTGAAATTAATAACCAGTTTTGTGCTGGTGGCTCTTGTTGCAGGTATGGTAGGAGCAGTTGGAATTTTCTATATAAATCAGATAAATACGCTGGATACGCAGATGTATGAAAGACATACGGCTACCATGGATGAAATAGCCTCTATCCTGAGAGATTTTGGGTCAGAACGTGTGGGAGTACGTGAATTGCTGATCAATACAGGAACAGCTGAAAGAGAAGCGGTGGTTGCAGATTTTGATGAACTGGATAAAGCAATTAAAGAGAATATGTTAAGTTTTAAAAATCAGTCCGTTGATAAGAAAGTGCTTGAAGCCTATGACAGCCTGGAAGAGGTGTTTTCAAGATTCTATACTTACAGGGATAATGTCATAGCAGCTGTGAATGCAGGAGAGTTTGAGAAAGCAAAGACAAGTATCTCCACAGAAGGAAAGAGTATTACCAAAGAGGTGGAGGATGCCTGTGACAACCTGTTGGAATTAAAGATGAATCTTGCTAAAGAGACCTCCGAATCTAATGACCGTGCAGCCAGTGGTGCCATTTATACTATGTTAGCTATTATAGCGGCAGGAATGGTAGTAGCTGTAACACTTGGTATTTTCGTTTCCAGATTAATCAGCAAACCAGTTAATAAAATGGTGGAAGCAGCCAATAAACTGGCTCTGGGAGATGTAAATGTAAATATCGAGATTCACAGTAAGGACGAAATAGGAAGTCTTGCAGATTCCTTTGATAAAATGATTGCAAATATCAGAAATCAGGCAATTACGGCAGAAAGAATGGCAGCAGGTGATTTGACAATTGAAGTGGAGGTTCGCTCTGAAAACGACTTGCTTGGCAAAAAGTTAGCGGAGATGGTTGATAGAAACAACGAAGTCCTGAATAAGATAGCAGTTGCTTCTGATGAAGTATCAGCAGGTTCCAAGCAGGTATCAGACTCCAGTATTGCGTTATCTCAGGGAGCTATGGAACAGGCAAGCACCATTGAAGAGCTTACAGCATCCTTAGAGGAAATTGCCGCACAGACGAAATTAAACGCAAAAAATGCAAGTCAGGCGAATGATCTGGCAGGGGTGGCGAAGACCAACGCACTTCAGGGAAATGAGCAGATGAAGGAAATGCAGAAGGCAATGGAAGAGATAAATATCTCCTCCTCCAATATTTCTAAGATCATCAAAGTAATTGATGAAATAGCATTCCAGACGAATATACTTGCTTTAAATGCAGCAGTTGAGGCTGCAAGAGCAGGTCAGCACGGAAAAGGCTTTGCAGTAGTTGCAGAGGAGGTGCGTAACCTTGCAGCCAGGTCAGCAAATGCTGCAAAGGAAACAACAGATATGATAGAAGGTTCTATCAAAAAAGTGGAAGCAGGTACAAAGATAGCAGATGAAACTGCTTCCGCTTTAAATAAAATAGTGGAAGATGTAACAAAAGCAGCGACCCTGGTAAGTGAGATCGCAATGGCTTCCGATGAACAGGCGGCAGGTATTGAGCAAGTGAATCAGGGCATAATGCAAGTATCAGAAGTGGTACAGATTAACTCCTCAACCTCAGAGGAAACCGCAGCCTCCAGCGAAGAACTATCGGCACAGGCAGAATTACTGAAAGAATCTGTCAGCAAATTTAAACTAAAAAGCCTTTACGGAAGTTATTAA
- a CDS encoding chemotaxis protein CheW yields the protein MENVTDEIMEWEEDTQKGRYLTFLLGKEIYGIEIKYVTEIIGMQVITEMPDLPEYIKGIINLRGKIIPLMDVRLRFHKEPVAYNDRTCIIVIDIDLITIGLIVDSVAEVLAIEEHNLVEPPKLNKNFQNRYIKNIGKSDTDVKLLLDCEKLISESEAMEINEAL from the coding sequence ATGGAAAATGTGACAGATGAAATCATGGAATGGGAGGAGGATACACAAAAAGGAAGGTATTTGACTTTTCTGCTGGGAAAAGAAATCTATGGAATAGAAATAAAATATGTGACTGAAATCATAGGCATGCAGGTTATAACGGAAATGCCGGATTTGCCTGAATATATTAAGGGAATTATTAACCTGCGAGGGAAAATCATCCCGCTTATGGATGTCAGGCTTCGATTTCATAAAGAACCGGTAGCATATAATGACAGAACCTGCATTATTGTTATTGATATTGATTTAATAACGATTGGGCTGATAGTAGACAGTGTGGCAGAGGTACTTGCTATTGAGGAGCATAACCTGGTTGAACCTCCTAAACTAAATAAGAATTTTCAGAACAGATACATAAAGAATATCGGAAAATCCGATACGGACGTCAAGCTGCTTCTGGATTGCGAGAAATTAATCTCAGAATCAGAAGCTATGGAAATTAATGAGGCATTATAA